The Ascochyta rabiei chromosome 12, complete sequence DNA window GACCCCCGACAGGCCCGAGATGGGGTGCTGGGCGAAGTCAAGGCGCTGCAACCGAACCACGAGAGCAGACTGGAAGCCATTGAGCGTGCGGAAAAGGCTCGGCAACGCGACCTCGAAACAAGGCGCGACGACGAATTCAAGCGAGAGCTCGGCGATTTCGTTCAGGAGGGCAAGCTGAAGAAGAGCGGCGGAGTCGAAGAGGTCGAGCGCATTCGCTTGATGCGAGAAGAGCGTGCTCGGAAGGAGCACATGGAGCGCGAAGCCGAACGCATTAGAAAGAAGTCCGAGAAGATGGAGCGCGAGAGACAGGCCAGGATGGAGGCTGCCGCCGCAGAGGCTGCAGCGCACGACAACGGGACCGAGGAGACCGCCGAAGAAGCCGCACCGGCAGAGGACGCACCAGCACAGGAAGAGGCCAAGGAGGAACGGGCACCGTCGCCTGAAGGTGCAAATCCTTCCTGAGACAGCCATGACCCATCCTTAGCCATCCTGACTCCCGCGTGCTAACCTGCCATGGTCAGACACGCCACAGCTGCGCTACACGGTCCGTCCGTGGGTGCAATCCGGCATCCCCCTCCCCATGCAGATGCTCGCGCACTCCCCCGGTCTCGCAACCCACCTAGCATCCAGTCCCCCGCCGCACTCCTTCCACTCCACCATCAGAGCTGTCGCACCCACCGAGACCCCCACCCACCCCGTGGAACCGCGCACCGCCACACCACTCAGCATCGACTCCCCTGCCTCGACCCTCGGCCGCCGCACGCAGAAATCAGCCTCCCTGAGCCTGCGCGCGAGGGATGCGAATCCTTCGAGCCAGCGATCCACGCCCGCACGGCACGCGAGGGGAAACACCGCGCCGGCCGACTTGCCGCACACCCCAGAACTAGCGAGATACAGAAACGGAGGTGCAGAGAGTGCGTTGAGCTTCACACCTAGCGTGCGCGGCAAGCAGCTCGCCACCTGGTTTTCCGCGCTCTTGGGGCGCTGACTACACACTTGTAGATGGAACAATGTGGCTCTGTAGAGTGCACAAGTAGACTGTTGTACATACCGTATAGATCCTTAACCTTCTAGCATAGTACAGCGTAGAATAGTACagcatagcatagcatagcGTAGCGTAGTACATAAATATTAGCGTTAATATTAGCATTTACATCTATTACCTAACAGtaatactattactactactatcttatatatagatAGAATAAGTAACTTTATAGAGTGTATAAGTAGACTATTGTATATACTGTAACATACTGTATAGATCCTTAACCTTCTAGTATAGTACAGCGTAGAATAGTACagcatagcatagcatagcGTAGCACATAAACATTAGCGTTAATATTAGCATTTATATCTATTacctaatagtaatactattactactactatcttatatatagatgtaaggagtgtacaaagcgattacaagggaggatagggttaaagaggatagcaggtgtattaaggtacgtagtgtgtagtaacgaGACTAATTGCTGAAGTATCAGCGATAACCTCcgacacctttatatagtctgggctgactagccctatagtagctcgccaagacaggcagaggtacccccgggcccagcgcctaacaatagatagaataggtagctctataaagtatataagTAGACTGTTGTATATACTGTATAGATCCTTAACCTTCTAGCATAGTACAGCGTAGAATAGTACAGCGTAGAATAGTACAGCATAGCATAGTACAGCATAGCATAGCGTAGCGTAGCACATAAACATTAGCGTGAATATCAGCATTTACATCTATTACAGTATTACCTAACATTAACATTAATATTAACATTATTGCTAGTGTTACTATAtttctattactactactaaccTCTATATGTAGATGAAACAGGTGTTAGGTTCTAACACTAACTCAGCCTCCAGCATGTGGCAGCAGGGGTCTACCTCTGACCTGGTATggcaaataagtactgttctggccacTGGCTTACTATCtaagtgagcattgttaccttttagAGGATGCTTAGCATAGTAGTAAGAGCTGTGTCCTAATAACAGGTAGCTCTATAGAGTGTATAAGTTAActagttattatatattGTTTTCTTAATATTTTAGTATAttttagtatagtatagCGTAGTATATAAATATTAGCATTAATCTTAGTAttaataacgtactccacgggtgagcggattaaacgggtgagcggatcactctgccaagaccacaccaaatttctaccctattatagcttacattagcctactttagccttgtatacagtagtgcagtatataatattatttagaaacatcttctatagccttcttacatgtatgtaagttatgtctaacattatagcactttatacagcgtctttaggttacttcccctcctttagcacgcacttgcttctttaccttcttactattactacgcaccctaaacttagttagagtagttaattaaaggccttccttagctgttaggactctctcctgctgtaattgctttcttttatgcaatttacgtcgcgtagcagccttatttactgcttaaagcctagtaatctccctttaagctaacactagcttatgcgctactatagctgcgcctttagtaagctttttaaaggccttaactattaaagttagtaagctgcttgcatacctttaaatcctctcttaaaccagcattaattgcaaccctaattgcagggtagtgcttagggtttaggactgctagggctcatcttctatagtaggtagtggtagggtacgtaggcagacatcaagacccattataacctgttctgggttaagggggactattctagcgccttagaagcctccttagatattactagaagtaaatatctccttataggcgtctataaagcatagtaggaacttagttttagtaatataagtaatatagttatatataagattcttagcttagcgcctatataccttctttagaggggcaaaacaacctatatctagtagttgtaagaggtaagataagtgtagaggcatacacagtgtaacaatctttgcttccttacagtattattagaagttaagggagttgtggctcttgtggctgttaataaggagcagctagtgcactccttaggtgcgcgtctttgtataggcattaaagtgctttaactagtctagactaagcttgttagtagtctatctgttcttagagactctaataacccagttatagggcagattgtcctctttgtaccaggcagagaggtagttgcagcctttaaagataataaagggtagaatagcctaccctgtgctattaatgccctgtataactgttgtttactcttaattgccctactgcactgcctttagctgtccttaacgctctaagcctgtaacaactgctcctgttaatatctggcctattataaagcctgtcttattaaagttgtatgtgttattgtcctagatactatacttagctttaacattcgctacaagcctaaaccagcccctaataatctctagatccttacagagggctctcttgtagttatacttacaattaaaccttactttaaggttagggtagcgcttaacaaacgtgttaggctagtttatgctaacatggcctatattgcgcttagcacgtaaagaattagctatattagctatagtagccagctaaggggcaaatccttatgcatctagcttaaggatatacttagtaatcacgtcctccttagtctggtctataatctgttgaactggcgtataatcagcttgtgcaggtcgtcctgtgtattaagcgtgtagtgtgctgtaaggcgcgttatatatagctgcagcgcgttatatagtaagtattacgtcttatttaattgcctggagcgcaagctgtattgcagcttctcttaagggcgtagattaatgttgttgttaaggcattgcgtggtaaggtggaggtttggtgtggtcttggcagagtgatccgctcacctgtttgatccgctcacccgtggagtacgttattagTGTTTACATCTATTAAGTAACACTGTAATTACTCCTCCAACACCTGCCTACACTATACCTGAGATCTTCAGACAACAGGTGAGGAGCATCGAGCGACGCCCTGTGAATCCCCCAGACGACGCAGATGCAGATACCGCGAGCTTCAGGCTGAATAGTCGCGGTGTTGATTCAGCGCACTCCAAGGCGCGGGGCGAGTCCTGCTGAGATATGCAGCGCTTGACCCTGAGCTTGTCGGTGGGGCGGGGGATCTTGTTTGAGAGGCTCCACGCTCCCCGGGCGGATTGCTGCGGCGTCGAGCGTGGAGCGGTGGGGTCGTGTTGCGCGGTTCTGGTGGCGGTCGGAGGAAGAGAGGACGCTGTTGGTTGGTTGGGGTTCTGTCTGCGGCCTGTAGTCCTTCGTTGCACAGCGGGAGTCGAGAGCTACGCTGACATGTGATTGCGAGCGTTGCTGCGCATGTGGAGTAGATGTAACTGCTGTTGAAGTATGGGTTCGACGATGGAGGGAGTACCAAGTGAAGCTTTACCGTACCGTACACGTCGAATTGGTAGCTGTCGGCGATGCTGATGCTGCTTTTAGGGGCTTAGCAGTCTGGCTATTCTCGCCTTCACTTTCGTTTTCCATGTGTACTGTGCTTTGGTCCAGTCTCTGAAAGGAGCTCATGTCATACTGCTTTTCAATGTGATTGTTACCAGCATATCAAAAAATGGGCATATCAGACAACAAACTATTCTTGCATACTTCATTTTGACAGGCTTTGACATGCTATCAGCTGTGTTTGTATACATGCAGTAACACAGTGCAGTCAAGGCAATGTGTCACTTGTTCAGTGTGAAGACTTGGAAGCCTTGCTCTAGATTCGACCTCCGCAGTATCGCCATGGCTAGAGCAAGAGGCGAACGGAGACTAAATCCTATCTATGCACGTCCAAGATTGAAGACGGAAAAGTCTGGAAGCTACGCTACACTCCAAGATACAGCATATCTCTCACTTCTGTCATTAGCAACAGATTCTGTGAAGATGCAGGCTCACCAGTAAGCTGCTCGGCGGAAGCGTACTTTGATCTCCATGCTGCCAAACCGCTTCTGCAACGACGTGCCAATATCGTTTGCGTCGGAGTCGAGATCGAAAGGGAATATCACCACAATGCGCGAGAGCGATTCAAAGACGCGACCTGTGCCATCGCTCCATGCACTGATATCAGGCTCCAATGAACTTTGCTGTTTGACCTTCCTGTGGATGGACCTGGCGAGAGACATGAACATCTCAATACAGCGGATTTCGGCGCACACCGTCTGTCCAATCGAATCTACCAGACATGATATGTCCTTACCATGCGTTCTGAGCGTGAGATGGTGGTATACGGCGCTGGACTGAATGGGAAATGCCTCGTAGCGAAGCTGTCGACAGGCCAGAAGTAGACGTGCGCTGTTGAATACGACGTGGTAACGCTTAGCTGCACATGGGTTTAAATCACGCTTCACCGTTGCTGAATCGAAAGCGAGCTCGTAGATTCTGTTGCGTAGTTCGGCCGGCAGTCGTAGTAGAGGTGAGGCTAGATGGTTTTGCTTGGTACTACACATGTCAGGAAAAGCTGGATATCAGACAGGACGTATCAACTTACATTGCATCGTACTTGAAATTGTGGGAGTCGTGTTTAGTTTGGATTGGTTCATACATGTTGCCTTCAAACAAAAAGGCTGAGATCGTGTGGTTGAGTCCTAGTGGTGGCATGTATTAGAGAGGGCGACGGCGCCTTCCATTATATAGTAACTTGAAGGAAGGTGCAAAATCTTCGGCCTACGCGTCTCACCTTCACTCTCTCCATGTCCGTGCTGTTGAGTGAAGTCAGCCTAGACTCTATCTTAACTGCTCAATATGCTCTACAGGCGTCAATCCGTACTTCCCATTTTTCAATGGATGAAAACACTTAAAGTACATTGCAGTGCTGCCCTCGCTTGAGAGTTTATGATGCATCTCAAGGCCCACCATGGAGGTACTCGTAGTGGACACCGGCTCTGAGGTGAAAGCTCTTTGTGGATCGGGATGTCATGAGTGCCGTATACATGTTGTGTGCTATTGGGTGAAGCAGGTGCCTACGTCTTGGTAACTAAAGCTCGTTCACAGGACATTGATAACACGGTTGAAATTCGTCTGAGACCAAGCCAAATCGATTCAGAAAGCCAGGTATTCGAGTGCTGGAGCATGATACCTCTCGTACCGCTCATCGCGATCCGGATTTGAATACGTCAATCACGCTTGGCATTGCGTGCAAAGATTCATAATATGAGCGGATCGTGAATAATCTCAATCTTTCACAAAAGTCGAACAGTCAGTATTTAGCTTGCACTTGAAGTTATGCCTACCCACCCGCTCTCGCACCTGTCAGCTTCTTTAACACAACAAATCTCACAATCAGGAGGGTCGTCTTTCGCTTTGTCAACACGCATGGCACTGAACATCGTCGGCAATGGGTGCGCTTATGTCAAAGTCTTGATATAGATCTGGAAAAATGCAGCTACGCATTATCAATCGCCTCACCGTGTGGTGTTTGCAATTAGTTGATGTTAGAGAAAAGCAGGAATGGAAGCGAAGTGCTTGGTGATACAATCTTGAAGAACATTTACAAAATGAACTTGAGCACACAGCCGAAAAGACCGACTAGCCTGTTATATTGGGTAAAATGGATATCTGGAACGAAGCGCTTGCATCAAGCATGTATTGCTTCGTAAGCCAACCAGACAGGGTTTCGCGATTACTCCATTTCTCTTCTTGCAGTTTTATCCTGAAGGATCTCGGCTAGCCATACGGCCGCACTGGTATCTAGTGCAATGGTGATTTGGTGACATAATTAGCATGACGAATGCGGGGTTCCTTTCCCAGATCAGACAGCAATCAGTAAAACCATGCCAGGCTGTTCAAGATTTCGGTGGTATTGAGATCGTTCGCAGATCGGTAACACGTACGCTGTGCCATTCACATTGTCGCGCAGACAGCACTTCCAGTGTGCTGCCAGTCGATGAGGATTAGTGTCCGATGGAATCCTTGCATTGACCAATTGTAGACACATCAAGCACTCGGAGACTAATCCCATTCGGACCAGGAGTGGGTCCGCATTGAACATCAGGCGACGGGAAGTTACGGATCCACCTACGACAGCAGTCTTGCGAAGGCTTGATGAGAAATTCCGGATAGATTGGCCGTGGAGGTTTTGTGACTCACGTATGTGGAAGGGCGAAGATTTCATCCCACTTTCGCTGGAGCAGAGGCTCAGCTGTTCGCGAGTCCAGCCAGACTATCTCTCGAAGACGGATGACCACATCGTCCCAAGCTTGCAAATGGAGAGCTTCAACAGCTGTGCAAGCTTGAGTGGTGAACCATTGGGCCTCCGCGGCCCCATCAGAGGATGCCATCCCAACAGAGAGGAGCCATACTGCAAGGGAGCTGTAACTGTGAAGGATAGTGTACCACGTGTGCTCCAACTGTGCTTGGAGCTTGATGGCCGTAGCGTATTGGAGGTGCGCATGAGAAAAGTACGTGGGCCCTTGGATCATGAGCAAGTACAGTACCAATGCATGTCGAACGCTTCCAGAGCCTGCCAAATCAAATGGGAAGCCGTCGATTTGGGGTCGCGGAGACCAGAGTAGTAGTCGGTGGACGACAAACAATGTCAGGTCGTGGAGGTCGGTACTCGTCAGGAGGTACTGGCTCGAATCGAAGAGATTGTGCAACCGGCAAAGTACATCAGTAATCTCAGGATCCATGATGGGGATTTCGAGCGTTGTGGGAGCAGCGCTGTGTATGTTGTTCGTGGCTTCGTACCACTGCGATATAGGAGCAATACCATGGCCGCATCCGTAATCGTCTTGTGTAGGGAATTGCGGTGATTGCATGATGACCATGGAAACCCTGCATACTGTTAGCTGACGTATGTCGTCCAAGATCATGTCAACACTTGCCATGCCACCATTCTGGCGGTAAGAGGGCTTACGCATTTGACGCTGTTGATACCCCCTCTCAAATGCACCAGACGTTTGACGCCATCGATGTGCATTGCACTGACGTTCATGTTGCCTTTGCCACATTCGATAGCAGCTAGCGTGACCACTGTGTCCATTGTGGCATCTTGCAGTGCTGCTGACGGGTCGTCCAGCTTTTGTCTCACTAGCGACACGCAGTCGGCCATCAAAACCTCCGAATTCGTGAAACCCTTTTGCGCTCGTAGCTCGACGTCAAGCGAAGCAGTCTGAAGTGATACATGGAACAGAGCAGGATCTGCAAGAGCAAGTGGCCACCAAGAAACTACAAAAGGGTTCGACATAATGTCAAGATCTAGTGGATAGTATTGAAACGTGATGTGAGAAAGAACTGATTGTGATTAGAGAAGAACTCCTCCAACCCTTGCTGGACTCACAGTGCTGGATCAGACGCTGCACGTGCGATCGAGGGAGTCTTGTCTGAGGATATGTGTCGAAAGGATCAAAAGACTCGATCCCAGGATTGATAAACATGACTACTGGAGCACCTTCGTTGATGGGAGAGTCTTGTGGCGAGGGTGTTGTTTTGTTATCCGTTGATGATGCGGACAAAGGCTGATTGGCGTAGACGCATGCTGACTCTCTTTTAGCGCATCGTGAGCACCGTGGCGTCCGTAAATCACAGGACAGCTTCGACTTGGCGCAAGCATCGCAAGACCTTCGAAGCGTCTTGCGCATTGTGTGTATAGACGTGCATGACTCCGATGTTTGAAAGAGGAGAGATGCTCGGGAAGAGCGGATTGCTCAGCCGGCGACTACGACTCGCTTAACTCTGCGACATCCCTGCTCGTACAATCTCTCATCACC harbors:
- a CDS encoding Bud site selection protein 6, which gives rise to MQMLAHSPGLATHLASSPPPHSFHSTIRAVAPTETPTHPVEPRTATPLSIDSPASTLGRRTQKSASLSLRARDANPSSQRSTPARHARGNTAPADLPHTPELARYRNGGAESALSFTPSVRGKQLATWFSALLGR